DNA from Pseudomonas putida:
GGCCGTAGCCGACGCCATCGGTGACGGGTAGAACGCCTGCACCTGGTCGGCGCGGAAGCCGTTGCCCTTCAGCCACAGGGCCAGGTTCATCATGTCTTCGTCGGTGGTGCCTGGGTGGGCGGCGATGAAGTACGGGATCAGGTACTGCTCCTTGCCCGCTTCCTTCGAGAACTTCTCGAACATGCGCTTGAAGCGGTCGTAGGTGCCGATACCCGGCTTCATCATCTTGTCCAACGGGCCACGCTCGGTGTGCTCCGGGGCAATCTTCAGGTAACCACCAACGTGGTGGGTCACCAGCTCCTTGACGTACTCCGGTGATTCCACCGCCAGGTCGTAGCGCAGGCCGGAGGCGATCAGGATCTTCTTCACACCCGGCAAGGCACGGGCCTTGCGGTACAGCTCGATCAGCGAGCTGTGGTCGGTGTTGAGGTTTTCGCAGATGCCCGGGAACACGCACGACGGCTTGCGGCAGTGCTTCTCGATGTCGTGGCTCTTGCAGGCGATGCGGTACATGTTGGCAGTCGGGCCGCCAAGGTCGGAGACCACGCCGGTGAAGCCCGGCACCTTGTCGCGCATCTCTTCGATCTCGTTCAGGATCGATTCGTGCGAGCGGTTCTGGATGATGCGGCCTTCGTGCTCGGTGATCGAGCAGAAGGTGCAGCCACCAAAGCAGCCACGCATGATGTTCACCGAGAAACGGATCATTTCGTAGGCCGGGATGCGCTCCTTGCCATAGGCCGGGTGCGGCACACGGGCGTAAGGCATGCCGAACACGTAGTCCATTTCTTCGGTGCTCATGGGGATGGGTGGCGGGTTGAACCACACATCCACTTCGCCATGCTTCTGCACCAGTGCGCGGGCGTTGCCTGGGTTGGTCTCCAGGTGCAGCACGCGGTTGGCGTGGGCGTAGAGTACCGGGTCGTTACGCACCTTTTCGAACGACGGCAGGCGGATCACCGACTTTTCCCGGGTCACGCTCGGGCTGTCGAGAATCTGCACCACCTTGGCTTCGTTCGGGTCTTCCTGGTCGCCCTTGGCCTGCTCGATGGCGCAGGCCTGGGTGTCCTGGGTGTTCACGTACGGGTTGATGATCTTGTCGACGCGGCCCGGGCGGTCGATACGGGTGGAGTCGATTTCGTACCAGCCTTGTGGTGTATCACGGCGCACGAAGGCGGTGCCACGCACGTCGGTGATGGTCTCGATCTTCTCGCCGTTGGACAGGCGCTGGGCCACTTCGACCACCGCGCGCTCGGCGTTGCCGAACAGCAGGATATCGGCGCTGGCGTCGATCAGGATCGAATGGCGAACCTTGTCCTGCCAGTAGTCGTAGTGGGCAATGCGGCGCAGCGAAGCCTCGATGCCGCCGAGCACGATCGGCACATGCTTGTAGGCTTCCTTGCAGCGCTGGCTGTACACCAGGCTGGCGCGGTCCGGACGGCTGCCGGCCAGGCCACCTGGGGTGTAGGCGTCGTCGGAACGGATCTTCTTGTCTGCGGTGTAACGGTTGATCATCGAGTCCATGTTGCCGGCGGCCACGCCGAAGAACAGGTTCGGCTCGCCGAGCTTCATGAAGTCGTCTTTCGACTGCCAGTTCGGCTGGGCGATGATGCCCACGCGGAAGCCCTGGGCCTCCAGCAGACGGCCGATGATGGCCATGCCGAACGATGGGTGGTCGACGTAGGCATCACCGGTCACGATGATGATGTCGCAGGAATCCCAGCCGAGCAGATCCATCTCCTCCCTGCTCATCGGCAGGAAAGGTGCTGGCCCGAAGCATTCGGCCCAGTACTTGGGATAGTCGTAGAGTGGTTTGGCTGCTTGCATGTCAGTGACCGGTTCTGGTGTGCAGGGAAATCGCGGGCGCGGAATATAGCACAAATTTTGACCAAATCCGACTGGATTCGTGGGGATTGATGAGCTGGGACGACAGTTGGGGGCGCGGGGTGTCGGCGATCACCGGCGCAGGCGGTGCCATCCTCCGCGCTGGATTCTTCGCGACTGAAGCCGCTCCCAGAGGTGTCCC
Protein-coding regions in this window:
- a CDS encoding YgiQ family radical SAM protein, which translates into the protein MQAAKPLYDYPKYWAECFGPAPFLPMSREEMDLLGWDSCDIIIVTGDAYVDHPSFGMAIIGRLLEAQGFRVGIIAQPNWQSKDDFMKLGEPNLFFGVAAGNMDSMINRYTADKKIRSDDAYTPGGLAGSRPDRASLVYSQRCKEAYKHVPIVLGGIEASLRRIAHYDYWQDKVRHSILIDASADILLFGNAERAVVEVAQRLSNGEKIETITDVRGTAFVRRDTPQGWYEIDSTRIDRPGRVDKIINPYVNTQDTQACAIEQAKGDQEDPNEAKVVQILDSPSVTREKSVIRLPSFEKVRNDPVLYAHANRVLHLETNPGNARALVQKHGEVDVWFNPPPIPMSTEEMDYVFGMPYARVPHPAYGKERIPAYEMIRFSVNIMRGCFGGCTFCSITEHEGRIIQNRSHESILNEIEEMRDKVPGFTGVVSDLGGPTANMYRIACKSHDIEKHCRKPSCVFPGICENLNTDHSSLIELYRKARALPGVKKILIASGLRYDLAVESPEYVKELVTHHVGGYLKIAPEHTERGPLDKMMKPGIGTYDRFKRMFEKFSKEAGKEQYLIPYFIAAHPGTTDEDMMNLALWLKGNGFRADQVQAFYPSPMASATAMYHSGKNPLRKVTYKSEGVEIVKSDEQRRLHKAFLRYHDPKGWPMLREALERMGRADLIGPGKHQLIPLHQPQSDTYQSARRKNSTPAGSHKVGKDQKILTQHTGLPPRASDGSKPWDKREKAKAEAFARNEKAAKERKEAAKGGKGNKKPRQPVIPR